Genomic segment of Anaerosporomusa subterranea:
ATATTCATCGGCTGAAAAGACTTGGCTTCAGCATGAGTAATGTAGTGAGCAAGCGATGCGTGTGCTGTGTTTCTCGGGAATTCGAGGACCGGAGAGTCTTTAGCCAAACGGGCGGCATTAATGCCGGCTAGCAGGCCCGACGCGGCAGATTCAACATAGCCCTCAACGCCAGTCATTTGGCCGGCAAAAAGGATGCGCGTATCACTACGTAGCTGCAAGGTGGGCAGCAATACAGATGGTGAGTTTATGTAGGTATTGCGATGCATTACTCCGAGTCGGACAAACTCCGCCTTGCCCAGACCAGGGATCATACGGAATACTCTTTGCTGTTCAGGCCATTTTAGATGGGTCTGGAAGCCTACTATATTATAAAGGGTTGCAGCCGTATTGTCTTGGCGAAGCTGTACTACCGCCCATGGAATCTCACCGGTATTGGGATCAGGCAGGCCTACAGGTTTAAGCGGGCCAAAACGGAGAGTATCAATCCCTCTGGCAGCCATAACTTCAACCGGCATACAGCCCTCAAAATATATTTCTTTCTCAAAATCCTTCACTGGTACTGTTTCTGCATGAACTAACTCGTGCCAGAACGCTTCATATGTCTCACGATTCATTGGACAATTTAGATAGTCATCATCCCCTTTGCCATAGCGTGAGGCACGATAAATCACATTCATATCAAGCGAATCCCAAGCGATAATCGGGGCAGCCGCATCATAAAAATAGAGCCTGTCGCTACCGGTGAGTTCTTGAATTGTGGTCGAAAGCGCGGATGATGTTAAAGGACCGCTAGCAAAGATCACGATTCCTTCAGGAACGGTTGTTACCTCCTCCCGAATAATATTTACTAAAGGATGTTGTGACAAACGGTTGGTTATATATGCGCTAAAGTCCTCTCGATCCACGGCCAATGCGCCGCCAGCAGGAAGTCTGTTCGCGTCAGCTGCCTGCATAATCAGCGAACCCAATTGCCGCATCTCTTCTTTCAATAAACCTACCGCATTCTCTATATTAGCGGCTCGCAGTGAATTGCTACAGACCAACTCGGCGAATTGGTCTGATTTATGCGCTGGAGTCATTCGTCCTGGCCGCATTTCATAAAGAGTAACGCTGACGCCGGACTGTGCAATTTGCCAGGCGGCTTCACTACCCGCCAGACCAGCGCCGATTACTGTAACTTGTGTCATAAATACCCTCGCTTTACTTGCTTTGTTTCTTTGTTGACGATTTTATAGTTTTCTTACCACCCTTGGCAGTTTGCTTAGATTTGCCGGTTGTCGACTTAGCCTTCTCTTTCGGCAAAGAGTGCTTCTGATTGGTGGGGCACGCAGCGTTGCTACAACGCATTGTAACCGGTCCCCGGCTATATTTATGTGCAACCATAAAGGCACGGCATTCTGCACAGGAAGAAGGCAAAGGCGCATCCCAAGTGACAAAATTGCAGTCTGGGTAGTTTTGACAGCCATAAAAGACTTTGCCTCGTTTTGTCTTGCGCTCTACTACTCCACCGCCGCATAGCGGACATGCTGCTCCGGTTTCTTTGACAATCGGTTTCGTATTACGGCATTCTGGAAATCCCGGGCAGGCTAAGAAAGCACCATAACGACCTTTTTTGACAATCATCATGCGACCACAATGTTCGCATGCAACATCACTAACTTCAACTGGTAAATCGACATGCCCTATTTCTTCTTCCGCTTGATTTAGAGTTTGAATGAACGGTTGATAAAAATCACGCAGCAGTTGTACCGGCGAGAGTTCATTATCAGCCACTTCATCGAGTTTTCCTTCCATCCCTGCGGTAAAAGCAACATCAACAATATCAGGGAAATACTGCTTAAGCAGATCAACTACTACAAACCCAAGCTCTGTGGGATGCAGGCGTTTCTCCTGCTTTACCACATAATCCCTCGCCAAAATAGTTTCAATAATTGGGGAGTAAGTACTGGGACGGCCGATACCTTTTTCCTCAAGTGTCTTAATCAGCGTTGCCTCAGAATACCGGGGAGGCGGTTCCGTAAAATGCTGTTTAGGAAGAACTTTGTATAGTTTCAATTCCTGCCCGATATTAAGTTCTGGTAAAAATACATCCTTTTCTTTATCTGTATCGTCCTCTTCCTTACCCTCAGTGTAGATAGATAAGAATCCGGAGAACTTCAGTTGCGAGCCTAGAGCCCTATACGACAGACGGCCTGCAGTAATTTCAACGGTTAAAGTGTCATAAACAGCAGGACTCATCTGACTGGCGATGAAGCGTTGCCAAATCAAAGTATATAAATTCATTTGGTCACGAGTCAAATAAGCGGCAACCGCATCTGGAGGCAGATTAAGACTAGTCGGCCGAATCGCCTCGTGAGCATCTTGCGCCTTTTTGCCTGCCGCGTATACTGGTGGTTTCTCTGGCAGATATGAAGCTCCAAATTTGTCTTGGATAACTTCGCGCGCTTCCTCTTGAGCACTGACTGCAACGCGGGTGGAATCCGTTCGCATATATGTGATCAGGCCAACTGAACCAGCTGACCCGATTTCCAGACCTTCATACAATTGTTGGGCTAACATCATGATTTTTCGAGAGGTAAACCCTAACTTGCGAAAAGCATCTTGTTGAAGACTGCTAGTTGTAAATGGCGGTGCAGGATTACGGCGGCGCTCGCGGCGCTTAATATCCTTGACAATCCATGTTTGCGCCGATGCTTCGTCGACCAGCGCACCTGCTTGCTGCTCATTCGAAATTTCAGGTTTCTTACCATCAACATGCGTTAATTCAGCATCAAATAGCGGGGACTTAATCTTCTCACGCAATCGCGCAGTAATTGTCCAATACTCTTTGGAAACAAATGCGGCAATTTCACGTTCTCTGTCACAAATCAAGCGGACTGCGACTGACTGTACCCGACCGGCGCTCAATCCTTTTCGAACCTTTCGCCATAAAAGTGGGCTCAACTTATAACCCACAATCCTATCCAAAATCCGTCTGGCCTGTTGGGCGTCAACTTGGTTCAAATTAATAGAACGAGCTTTTTTTACGGCACCCTGGATTACAGGCTTGGTGATCTCATTAAAGGTAACCCGACAGGAGCTGTCAACAGGAATATTCAACAAATAAGCAAGGTGCCAGGCGATCGCTTCCCCCTCGCGATCCGGGTCAGTTGCCAGATAAACTTTGGAGGCCTTTTTGGCTTCTTCCTTCAATTGCTTAATTAAGTCGCCTTTACCACGAATGTTAATATATTTGGGAGAAAAGTCTGCGTCAACGTCAACCCCGAACTGACTTTTGGGCAAATCGCGCAAATGGCCCATCGAAGCTTTTACTGAATATGATTTGCCAAGAAATTTTTCTATAGTTTTTGCCTTAGCCGGAGACTCGACTACTACAAGTACCTTGTTCAACGATTTCCCTCCCAAGCGCTTCGCACATAACGTTGCCCGTCTGAATGGGCAATTCCCTGCAGTTCAAACTGCAGTAATATATATGATACATTAGCTGCCGCTAGATTGGTCCGCATGACAATTTCTTCTAAAGCCAACGGCAAATCTGATGTTAGTACACTGTACACAACAGTTTGATCCGGGGTCAGCTGAGGAAGTTCTTTTTTTGTAATGTACTCTATTTGATATTCTTCCAAAATATCCGCGGCACAATCAATTAATTTTGCCCCTTGCTTAATTAAGTTATGAGAGCCGCGGTTCTGCTGAGTGAAAATACTGCCGGGAACTGCGAACACATCGCGATTTTGTTCGAGTGCGGCGTCAGCGGTAATTAACGCACCGCTCTTTTCTCCAGCCTCAATAATGACTACTCCACGCGAAAGACCACTAATAATTCTATTTCGGGCGGGAAATAGTCCGGGCGTAGGCGGAGTTCCCGGCGGATACTCAGATATGACCGCTCCCGAAGCAGCAATCTGGCATAAAAGCTTTGCATTTTCTTGTGGATAACAGATGTCAACGCCACAACCAAGAACGGCGATGGTTTTGCCCTGCTCGATAGCGCCAAGATGCGCAGCTGTGTCAATTCCTCTGGCTGCCCCGCTAACCACCCAAAACCCGGCAGCAGCTAACGTTGATGCTAAGCTTTTAGCTGCATTCTTTCCATATGCCGAGGCCCGTCTAGTCCCAACGATGGCAATTAGTTGGTCATTGGGTGGTAAAACTCCACGATAAAACAGCAACTCAGGCGGATTATAGATTGTTTGCAATAAAGCCGGATAACAAGAATCTGTTCGCGAGACAACGGAAATACCGCGATTGTGCCAAGTGTCTAGCAAGGAAACGGGGTTTATATGTTTTCGTTTTTCGATAATTTCCTCTGCAGCAGTCTCAGGCAAGCAACCGCTCAAAATCAAATCGCGCATGTCAGCCAACCAAGCCTGTCGGGCGCTGTCAAAATAGCGAATCAGAGTTTTAACTCGTTCCTGACCTATCCCTGTAACGGTGAGCAGTGCAGCGATATACGCGTTCTCCATGGTCCCTCCTATAGGGCCGGACACTGCCGGACTGTGTACGGGATTTAGATAATGGAATAATTATAACTATCTGTAAAAAATAGGTCAAGGTGGTACTGTAAAAAAATGTCCTATTTGCAATTTATTTCACAACAAGACTGCGAATCACGTGGGCTGCCACCTCGGCAGCATCCGGCCTTGCCATTGCGAGTGATCTTTGGTGCATCTGCGTCAATCTTCCTCTCTCAGTCAGCAACATACCAACAGTCGCAGTCAGAGCATCAGGTGTATTAGCCTGCAAAGCACTGCCTTGTTGGATCAGGCGTTTGGCATTCTCTTCTTCCTGTCCCGGAATGGGACGGTAAATAATGAGTGGAAGGCCGCAACACATGGCCTCTGCTGAGGTCATGCCGCCGGGCTTAGTTACTAACAGATCAGAGACAGCCATCAATTCTGCGATATTTTCGACAAAGCCATACACGATTAATTGATGTTTGATCGAACTCGCCAGTTTTGACAAGCATCTAGACATTTTTCGATTGCTGCCGCAAATGGCTACTATCTGGATTCTTCGTTCCAGACTGTTAAGAGCCCTAATGATATCTTCCATAGGCAAAAGTCCAGCCCCGCCGCCCATTATCATAATGGTAGGTAAATCGCAATCAAGACTCAAATCTTTGACCGTGGCAATTGTATTGGAGTCAGCAAAGCCAGCAGCTACTGGAATGCCACTAGCTGTACTGCGTTGCAAAGGTATACCGTTAGCAGTCAATTCTTGACGCAATTCTTGGTTAGCGACGCAATAATGAGTAATTTCAGGATATATCCATAGTCGGTGCACGACAAAATCTGTCACGATAGCGACACCGGGCGATGTAAGTTCACCTCGGCGCAAGAGATCAGCCACTAACCCCGCAGGAGTAGCATGGGTGCAAACAACAACGTCGGGCTCTAGTGATTTGATATAGGTAAGCATCTGCTTGGCAAGAAAACGACTGATTATATTGCGGCCGACAAGTGCCAGCCGACTAGTATTCCCCCATCCATATGCCATTCCATATGCTTGAGGAAAGATGGCAAGTATTTTCAGATAAGTATTAAGGACTGAATTTCCAATAAAGGAAGGAAAAAAATCAAAGACGTTGGCATAAACAACGTTTGTTGCAGGGTCGATTGACTGCAGCGCAGCCCCCACCGCCTGGCCAGCCCTGACATGACCAGAGCCTATCGGGGCGCTGATAATTAAGATTTTCAATTCACCGCACTCCCATCAATCGAAACTTTGATAAAACGTAACAGAAGATGGTTCGCATGTAGCTAATAATTCACCAGTTGTAAGTCCGTGTAGGACGATGTCGTCACCGGTCAAATCACGTAAAGGGATCAACACGAACGGTCGAAGATGCATATATGGATGTGGCACTTTCAAAGTATCCGTATCAATTAACTGATCATGAAATAACAATATATCGATATCGATTGTCCTAGGACCCCAGCGAGCATTTCTCACTCTGCCTAAGCAGCTTTCTGTTTCAAGACAGACCCTCAACAGTTCGGCAGGAGATAAATTTGATTCAATGGCAATCACCGCGTTGAGAAATGCAGCTTGATCAATATAACCGAACGGTTCAGTTTCATAAATGGCTGATTTTTTGATAACCTGGATGTCAGGATGAGCAGCAAGAATACTCACTGCCTGTCTTAAATAACATTCGCGTTCTCCCATGTTTGAGCCTAATCCTAGGTAAATCATTTGCTCCTCGACAAGGCAACCTGAACGAAATCAAGAGCGCCGGGGACAGGCGCCGCCGGTTTGCGGATTCGGACTACGACTCGTTTGACATGAGGAAACTCTAATACGACGCCAGTAATACGGCCACACAAGGCTTCAAGCAATTGATAGTGCTCAGTTTCAACAATTCTTTTGACTGCATCATATACTGCCGTATAGTCAACAGTTGCTTCTAAATGGTCTGTCTGAGCCGCCTGCTCAAGGTCAGCGCTCATCTCGATATCTACCAGAAACCGTTGGCCGTGTTCCTGCTCATATGGATAAACACCGTGACGGCCAAAAAATGTCATATTTGATAGAGTAATCGTGTCATGCATGAAAATCTCTCCTTACTAGTGTATCAATCATCCGAGTTACTCGGACTATTTCTTTAACATCGTGTACCCGCACCATTTGTACTCCCTGCATAATCCCCCAAGCGACCGTTGCCCCAGTTCCCTCTACTCGCTCTTGCGGCGGCAGACCGCCTAATGCCTCGCCGATGAAGCGTTTTCGCGATGTAGCGAGCAATATGGGACATCCCAACGACTTAAGTTCACCTAGCCGAGCCATTACTTCCAGGTTTTGGACCGTTGTTTTACCAAAACCAATACCAGGATCAACAATGAAATTTTCAAAAGGAATGCCTGCTTTTATACCGATCTCGATGCTTTCTTCGAGAAAAGTAATCATATCAGACATGATGTCATGCTGATAAATCGAATCGACTTGATTATGCATGATGATAACCGGCGCACGTTGCGCGGCGGCAACTTCAGCCATGCCTGGAGTATGTAATCCCCAGATATCGTTCACGATATGCGCACCGGCCGCCAAAGCAGCTTTTGCGACCGAAGCCTTATATGTGTCTACCGAAACAGGGACTGATACTTTTGCTAACACTTGATCAAGAATAGGCAGTAATCTGGCCATTTCTTCTTGCTCGCTGACCAACTGTGAACCATACGGACGAGTAGATTCGGCGCCGATATCGATAATATCTGCACCTAGTTCTACCATTTCACAGGCATGCTGAACCGCCTTCTCAACCTGATTGTACTTACCGCCGTCTGAAAATGAATCAGGTGTCAAGTTAAGTATGCCCATAACTAAGGTCCGACCGGGCTGTATGGAGAGCGATCGATCATGCCATTCATAGTGTCGCATAGGAAATATTGCGTCTCCGCGTAAGGAATTTTCGATACGTTCAGCCAGCTGAGGTAGTCCCCACGGTTGCTGTTTCAATTGATTCAGCGCCAATCGATATTGCTTCAATGTTGCAAAAATAAGTACATCTGTATGTTCGATGCTGAGATCTGCTGTTCCGCGTGCGACCGCTACCTCACCGCCTTTGGCAAGAAACGTCTGTTTTAGTAAGTTCGCCGCCTTAGTTGATACACCTTCGATCTTGACCGTTTTGAATATTGCCTTTGCCGCCATGATCGCGATTCCTTGTGGATCACAGCCCAACTGTTGCAATTCGCGAGTTGCAGCTTCGTTATTATTAATTAATACGACTCTTGGATTAAGCATTGCTCACACCCACTTTTATCAATTTAATATATCATCACCGCATTGCGGCAGGAACTTTCCTCTTTAATGGGGTATTCTGGTTTTAGATGTATATATCGAAGGAGTGATTTGCTCATGATAAAAGCAGCAGTCCTGGAAGCACCGCATACCCCTCTGGTTGTTCGCGAGCTTTCTGCTCCGGTATTGGAGCCTGGCGCAGCCTGGCTAGAGACCTTGTACAGCGAAGTATGCGGGACTGATGTCCATTTGTACCATGGCAAACTTTCTGGAGTGCCCTATCCTATCATACCCGGACACATTAATGTCGGACGTGTCGTAGAAATGAACGGGATTGTGCGAGACTTCGATGGCAATGTTTTGAAAGCTGGCGACATTGTGACTTTTCTTGATGTACACGAGACATGCCACAATTGCTGGTTTTGCCTGGTGGCTAAAGCCTCTACCCGTTGCCCGCAGCGTAAAGTGTACGGGATTACTTATGGTCTGAAAGACGGTATACTCGGCGGTTGGAGCGAGAAAATCTATCTAAAACCAGGAGTAAAGACGATGAAGTTACCCAAAGGAGTTAAGCCAGAAGCATTTATCGGCGGCGGTTGTGGTCTGGCGACTGCGTATCATGCGATTGAACAAGCGCAAATCAAATTGGGCGATACTGTTGTCATTCAAGGCAGTGGCCCCGTCGGCTTAAACGCTGCCATTTTGGCGCAGTTAGTCGGTGCACTTAAGGTCATTGTTGTCGGAGGTCCAGCTATGCGACTGGAGTTAGCCAGCGAGTTTGGCGCAGATCATGTCGTTAATATTGATATTACAAACGAAAATGACAGATTGGCACAGGTGCGGGAGTTAACCAACGGACGTGGCGCTGATGTCGTGATTGAAGCCTCGGGAGCACCTGCGGCGATTAAAGAGGGAATGTTGATGGTGCGTGACGCCGGGGCCTATGTTGTGGCTGGTCAGTATACCGACAATGGGGATGTAACACTCAATCCGCACCTGGAATTGAACAAAAAGCATTTAACAGTCAAAGGAACTTGGGGTATTGATCTTAGCCACTTCTACCGTTCTCTCAAAGTCATGGAAAAATATCACTCACGCTTTGCCTGGGAAAAATTTATAACCCGTCACTATTCGTTATACGAAACTAATCAGGCTCTGGCTGATGTAGAAGATCGCCGCGTTATGAAAGCAGTCATTACTCCCAATCGCTAACAGAGCATTGATACACGCTTGAGTTAAGTCCGGCCTAATGGCCGGACTTAACTTTTTCAGTGTTCATGCTTTAGTTCTAGAATTTTTGCAGGCTGTCTATCCTGATCATATGATTCTATTAGAAAGATTTTACCATTGAAAGTTAGTTATGGCAACTATCCTAGTTCAACAGATAGAAAACCCGACACTAGCCTGAGTGTCGGGTTTTTCACAAATTCGCTTCCATCGGTCCAGATCCTTCACACGGCGCAGGTCCACTACTTTTAATCCATAGGTCCTTCTTCACGAAGATGGTCGATTTCCACCTCGACAGTATTTTTCTTCTCGAGATATGTCACATATGCTTTATTGTGATGTTTATTCACACTCTCAATCCATACATGATTATTTCGATACCTAACGCCAATTTTCTCCGGTGATTTAAGTATCTCTTCAGCCCGTCTCGCATCCATGGCACATTCCCCCTTTTGACATAGTATGTTCAATGCTAAAGGGTTGGCATACATGCTGCGGTCACAATAAACCTTGTAGTTGATTGCGAAACTGTACAGCTTCAGCTACATGCTGAGCTGTGATTACAGGTTCAGCAGACAGATCAGCAATCGTACGAGCTACTTTAATAATCCGGTCATAGCCGCGTGCACTCAAGTTTAATTTTGCAAAGGCCTGTTGTAACAGAGTTTGCGCTTCATGCGTCATTGGACAGGTGAGCTTAATATGCTTATGCTTCATCTGCGAATTAGCAAACAGACCAAATGCACGTAACCGTTCTCGCTGCATCATTCGAGCGGCTTCAACTCGCTCTCGGATTTTCGCCGAACTTTCCTGCGGGCTGGAATTGACGATGTCCTGGTATTCTAGTCTAGGTACGTGGACGTGTAAATCGATTCGGTCTAACAATGGACCCGAAATCTTTTTTACATAGCGTCTGACATCAGATGGCGTACAGACGCAATCATGCAGTCCGTCTCCCAACCACCCGCACGGACAAGGATTCATAGAGGCCACAAGCATGAAGCGGGCAGGATAAGTGAGAGATGCATTAACCCGGGCGATATTAACTTGTCCATCTTCCAGCGGTTGGCGAAGCACCTCTAATACTTGCCGAGGGAATTCTGGCAGCTCATCGAGAAACAGTACTCCATGATGACTCATTGTCACTTCTCCAGGACGGGGTATCCGACCGCCGCCAATCATACCTGCGTCTGAAATAGTATGGTGAGGATTACGGAACGGTCGGGTATAGACCAGTCCAGAACTACCATGATTCAAGTACCCAATTACACTATATATTTTGGTCACTTCAAGTGCTTCCTCATCTGTCATTCTTGGCAGAATAGATGGCAAGCGGCGAGCTAACATTGTTTTGCCAGAACCGGGAGGGCCAACCAGTAGAGCATTGTGTCCACCAGCGGCTGCGATCTCAACAGCGCGTTTGGCGACAATCTGACCTTGGACATCGGCAAAGTCTTCTTCGGAAAACAACGGCCCATTATCGAAAGGTGGCATCTGTGCGCACAGTAGTTTCCGGCGGCCAGATACATGCAATACAACTTCTTCCAAGGTTTCGGCAGTATAAACAGCAATTTTTCCGACCAATAACGCCTCAGCCGCATTTTCTGGCGCTAGCATAATAGATTCAAAGCCTTGTTCTGCGACTTTTGCGGCGATCGGCAATATGCCGGGGACACCGCGCAAGCGCCCCTCCAGTGATAACTCGCTCACAAATACAAAAGATTCACATGCGGCTCGATCCACATAACCGCTAGCCGCAAGTATGCCCATCGCAATGGGTAGATCAAGTCCTGAGCCGTCTTTGCGTAAATCTGCTGGCGCTAGATTGATGGTAATGCGTTTGGCCGGAAATTCATAACCGGCATTTTTAATCGCCGCTCTTACACGTTCGCGCGATTCTTTAACTGCCGTCTCAGGCAATCCGACAATATCAAAAGCGGGCAACCCGTTGGCGATATCCACCTCGACTGTAATGAGAATACCATTAAGTCCTAACGTAGTTGATCCATAGATTTTGGCGAACATGCCGAAAACCCTCCTCTGACACATACCCTGCCAGCGAGGATATGGTCGTCATGATTAAAATGTTACCTGCCAAATGCATTGATAATATGATTAGTGACAGCCAGGCCTTGCGGAGTTGGCAAGACTTCCAATACGTCAAAACGGGCGGGAGCGTTATCGGCCCCACACGTATGCAAATAATACACTGCGGCTTTTAACAGCTTTTGCTGTTTGCTCCGGGTTACGAACTCGGCTGGATAACCAAAAATAACACTGGTACGCGTTTTGACTTCCACGAAAACAATAGTTTTCTTATCTTTGGCGATTATGTCAATTTCCCCTGATCGAGTGCGGAAGTTTCGAGTCAATATTTCAAGCCCATTAGCCGCTAAATATTGTGCGGCAACATCTTCACCCTCTTGCCCTAGCGTCATATAATCCCTCCCGCTAGTTAGTTATAGCTTCTTATGCCCCATAGTTTGATTCAGGCGATAAATATGAGCTAGTACCTCGGCAATAGCTTGATACAGTTCAGGCGGTATCTCACGGTCTAGCTCGATAGCCATCAACATACCTGTCAGTGTTTTATTCTTATAAATAGGAACTGCGTTCTCCTTGGCCAAAGTGATAATATGATCGGCCATCAGACCAGAACCTTTGGCAACCACTTTCGGGGCCGTGTCAGTTCCGCTAGTATAGGTTATCGCAACTGCTTGAGGGCGTTCTGGTCTCGCTTCATCCATGCTTTTCACCCCCTGCTAATCTGTTTCAGACTATGCTGACATCTCCGAGCATAAAGGGAAATTCGCTGCAAGCCTCGCGAATTAATGGCAAAGTTTCGCTGAACAACAGCGAAGCCTGCTTGTTAGCAAATGCAACCTTAATATCTAAAATAGCCTCCCCGTGGAGGTGAAAGATCGTATCTACTTGTCCTGTATTCTCAGGCTCTAATGTTAATCTGACCCAAGTATCAGGTTTGCTTTCCGATCCATCTTTTTTCGTCTGGCCCTTTTCATGAAATACATGGATATGAACAGGCTGCGGTTGGGCCGGTTCACCATTAAACGGCATTTGTAAGGTAAACAAGACAGCCTGTCCCTGGTCGTCACTTATCGTCTGGAAAGCCCTGTTAACCGATTCTGCCAAAGTTCGAACAGTAGCGGCGCTTTGCTCAAGTATACTTGGCGGAGTGTTATCAAGTAGGGCACCCAGTTCCATATCTGTCAGCAGCCAAAGCTGCAGTAATTCTGGTAGATTTAGTTTGTCGGCAGCCTGATGTATCGCCGATGGTGTTGAGACGCCGGCAGATGACGATTGTTGTGCAGCAAACTTTGCGGTGGCTTGCCGCAATATGTCTGGAATAGCGGATCGTATCTGGTCTCGCGCCTGTTGCAATACCGCTGGATCAAGTTCATTCGAATCAAGATCAAGCTTTGCCAAGATACTAGTCATTTGCTGAGTAAAACGCTTAATCTCATTAAACAGTTCGGCGGGTTTATCTTGGCTTGATTCGAGGACTGACGCCGCTAATTGCAGTTTTTGTGAAGTAAATAAGTCAGCCTGTCCCCGATCATCGTTCATCGTCTGAAAAAACCGGTTAACCGATTCTGCCAAAGCCCGGCTGGTAGTGGCTTTTTGCTCAACTATAGCTGGCGGGGGGTTATCTTGTAATGCCCCCAAATCCGTATCAGTCAGTAGCCAGTTCTGTGGTACTTCTGGCAGGCTAAGATTATCATAAAGTATGCTTGGCTGTAATGAGATGCCGGCTAAAGACGGTTTTTGTCCGAACCTCGTTGCGGCTTGCCGTAACATGTCCGAAACGGCGGACTGTATCTGGTCTCGCGCCTGTTGCAACACCGCTGGATCAATTTCATTCGCGTCTAGATCAAGCTTTGCCAGGATACCAGTCACCTGCTGATTAACGCGCTTGATTGCGATCAACAATTCGGCGGGTTTATCTTGGCTTGATGTGAGAGATGAGGCCGCCAATTGCAGTTTCTCCGCTAACTGAACGAGAGAATCGGTTGCATTGCGCCGAGAATTTAATAGAGAGACTAAACCGTCGCTTAGGGTGCTGAGGTCTGGTAATGAATTCTGCAAAATTTGCTCAGCAGTAGTTCTAATTTGTGACGGCAACGACTGTATCAGAGCCTCTTGCTCCCCCAATAAAGTAGAGGTTTTGTCAAACAAACCCTTAAGCATTCCGGCAGCACCTATTGCCAGTGTATCACCTGTTGGCGCTGCATCTTGAAGCAAATTTGTTGTACGGGACAGGGTTGTCCCCCTGCGGTTAGGTTGTGACAGGCCTGGCATAACCGGCTTCAAATCCAAACAAGCCCCCTCCTGACTTCACCGGCTCAAAACTACGTCGATGTACTGGCGAAGGTCCTAGCCGACGCAATGCATCCAAATGCTCTTTGGTGCCATAGCCTTTATGTTTATCAAATCCATACCCTGGATATTGTTGATTGAGCCCGAGCATGATTCGGTCTCGCTCCACTTTAGCAATAACTGACGCAGCTGCGATAGAAGCGCTAAGTGCGTCTCCGCCAATAATTGCCTGCCAGGGGATGGTAAGTTCTGGAAGCTTGACGGCGTCAATCAGAACCGCTTGAGCAGCAGGCTGCAGGGCTGCTGCTGCTTGATACATGCCGCGGACTGTCGCCTGGTATATATTGATTTCGTCGA
This window contains:
- a CDS encoding H-type small acid-soluble spore protein; amino-acid sequence: MDARRAEEILKSPEKIGVRYRNNHVWIESVNKHHNKAYVTYLEKKNTVEVEIDHLREEGPMD
- a CDS encoding zinc-binding dehydrogenase yields the protein MIKAAVLEAPHTPLVVRELSAPVLEPGAAWLETLYSEVCGTDVHLYHGKLSGVPYPIIPGHINVGRVVEMNGIVRDFDGNVLKAGDIVTFLDVHETCHNCWFCLVAKASTRCPQRKVYGITYGLKDGILGGWSEKIYLKPGVKTMKLPKGVKPEAFIGGGCGLATAYHAIEQAQIKLGDTVVIQGSGPVGLNAAILAQLVGALKVIVVGGPAMRLELASEFGADHVVNIDITNENDRLAQVRELTNGRGADVVIEASGAPAAIKEGMLMVRDAGAYVVAGQYTDNGDVTLNPHLELNKKHLTVKGTWGIDLSHFYRSLKVMEKYHSRFAWEKFITRHYSLYETNQALADVEDRRVMKAVITPNR
- a CDS encoding YifB family Mg chelatase-like AAA ATPase, giving the protein MFAKIYGSTTLGLNGILITVEVDIANGLPAFDIVGLPETAVKESRERVRAAIKNAGYEFPAKRITINLAPADLRKDGSGLDLPIAMGILAASGYVDRAACESFVFVSELSLEGRLRGVPGILPIAAKVAEQGFESIMLAPENAAEALLVGKIAVYTAETLEEVVLHVSGRRKLLCAQMPPFDNGPLFSEEDFADVQGQIVAKRAVEIAAAGGHNALLVGPPGSGKTMLARRLPSILPRMTDEEALEVTKIYSVIGYLNHGSSGLVYTRPFRNPHHTISDAGMIGGGRIPRPGEVTMSHHGVLFLDELPEFPRQVLEVLRQPLEDGQVNIARVNASLTYPARFMLVASMNPCPCGWLGDGLHDCVCTPSDVRRYVKKISGPLLDRIDLHVHVPRLEYQDIVNSSPQESSAKIRERVEAARMMQRERLRAFGLFANSQMKHKHIKLTCPMTHEAQTLLQQAFAKLNLSARGYDRIIKVARTIADLSAEPVITAQHVAEAVQFRNQLQGLL
- the folP gene encoding dihydropteroate synthase, encoding MLNPRVVLINNNEAATRELQQLGCDPQGIAIMAAKAIFKTVKIEGVSTKAANLLKQTFLAKGGEVAVARGTADLSIEHTDVLIFATLKQYRLALNQLKQQPWGLPQLAERIENSLRGDAIFPMRHYEWHDRSLSIQPGRTLVMGILNLTPDSFSDGGKYNQVEKAVQHACEMVELGADIIDIGAESTRPYGSQLVSEQEEMARLLPILDQVLAKVSVPVSVDTYKASVAKAALAAGAHIVNDIWGLHTPGMAEVAAAQRAPVIIMHNQVDSIYQHDIMSDMITFLEESIEIGIKAGIPFENFIVDPGIGFGKTTVQNLEVMARLGELKSLGCPILLATSRKRFIGEALGGLPPQERVEGTGATVAWGIMQGVQMVRVHDVKEIVRVTRMIDTLVRRDFHA
- a CDS encoding YraN family protein is translated as MTLGQEGEDVAAQYLAANGLEILTRNFRTRSGEIDIIAKDKKTIVFVEVKTRTSVIFGYPAEFVTRSKQQKLLKAAVYYLHTCGADNAPARFDVLEVLPTPQGLAVTNHIINAFGR
- the folB gene encoding dihydroneopterin aldolase produces the protein MHDTITLSNMTFFGRHGVYPYEQEHGQRFLVDIEMSADLEQAAQTDHLEATVDYTAVYDAVKRIVETEHYQLLEALCGRITGVVLEFPHVKRVVVRIRKPAAPVPGALDFVQVALSRSK
- a CDS encoding EscU/YscU/HrcU family type III secretion system export apparatus switch protein — its product is MDEARPERPQAVAITYTSGTDTAPKVVAKGSGLMADHIITLAKENAVPIYKNKTLTGMLMAIELDREIPPELYQAIAEVLAHIYRLNQTMGHKKL